The Pseudoalteromonas sp. N1230-9 genome segment TACTACACGTCTATATTTCATCACTAAAACATTACTTTGCTACGGCCTTGATGAGCTCATCCCACAAAAAAAAGTACCTTGGTTTGCCAAACTTGCCCGCGGTAGTTTATTTTGGTTGCGTAACCAACATAAAGATAAACCTGCAGGGATGCGTTTGCGTTTAGCCTTGCAAAAACTCGGCCCTGTATGGATTAAGTTTGGACAAATGCTTTCAACCCGTCGTGATTTACTCCCTCACGATGTCGCTCTAGAATTAGCGTTATTACAAGATCAAGTCGAACCATTTGAAGGTGAGCTTGCTCAACAGCTGATTGAAAAAGCACTTGGTATTGACGATATTAGCGAATTATTTAGCGATTTCTCGCAAACACCACTGGCATCCGCTTCCATTGCACAAGTACATACTGCCACCTTAATTGATGAGCAAGGTGCACCACAAGATGTGGTGATCAAAGTGATCCGTCCTAACATCAAAGAGCAAATTGATGCCGACTTAATGCTCATGCAAAAAGTAGCAAGGCTGGTTGCCAAGCTACTAAAAGAAGCAAAACGCTTACGTCCAATAGAAGTCGTAAACGAATACAGAAAAACACTGCTTGATGAACTTGATTTAATGCGTGAAGGTGCAAATGCGATTCAGCTGCGCCGTAATTTCGAAGAATCTGACTCACTCTATATTCCTTTTGTTTACAGTGACTATAGTCGCAGTAATGTGCTGGTTATGGAACGCATATATGGTATTCCTGTATCTGATACAGAGGCACTACTTGCACAAAATACCAATATGAAATTACTCGCTGAGCGAGGCGTTGAAGTATTTTTTACACAAGTGTTCCGTGACAGTTTTTTCCATGCAGATATGCACCCAGGTAATATTTTTGTCTCGCGAGAAAACCCGCACAATCCGCAGTATATTGGCATTGACTGCGGTATCGTGGGCACTTTAAACCGTGAAGATAAACGCTATCTTGCAGAAAACTTTATCGCCTTTTTTAACCGTGATTACCGCCAAGTTGCACAGCTGCATGTTGATTCAGGCTGGGTGCCCGCCGATACCTGTATTGAAGAATTTGAGTTTGCTATTCGCACTGTATGTGAGCCTATTTTTAATAAACCACTGGCTGAAATTTCATTTGGCCATGTGTTGGTCAATTTGTTCAACACAGCTCGTCGCTTTAATATGCAGGTTCAACCACAATTAGTGTTACTGCAAAAAACCCTGTTGTATGTTGAGGGACTTGGTAGACAACTTTATCCTCAACTCGATTTGTGGAAAACCGCTAAACCATTTTTAGAAGACTGGGTCAAAGAACAAGTGGGCCCGCTGGCTGTCATGAAAAAAATGTACGCAAACCTACCATTTTGGGCTGAAAAAATGCCCGAATTACCAGATTTAATCTATCAAAACTTAAAGCGTCATCAACAACCTGTACAGTTGCCGCCACAGCCCTCGCCAAAACCTTTACTTTTAAGTATTTTTGCGGGTAGTTGCTTTATTGTATCAGGCCTGTGTTATTTGCAGGATGACCTCATTGCTGCGGGTATCACAACAGCGCTTGCAGTTGTTGGTTTTGCTGCTGCATGGCGAAGCGCATAAACTAAGTGCTATTTATGTTTTGGCGAGTATAATCTAAACAAGTAAATTCATTAAATTTGACAATAATTGGAGTAACCCATGGGTTTTGGTGGTATCAGTATTTGGCAATTAATCATCATCTTAGCAATCATCGTTTTGTTATTTGGCACAAAAAAATTACGTGGCATCGGCGGTGATTTAGGCAGTGCTGTTAAAGGCTTTAAAAAAGCAGTATCTGATGATGAACAAGCAAATTCAAAAAGCGAAAAAATAGAGCAAGCGTCTAATACGCAAAACAAAGAAACCACAGAGAAAAGCAAAGACGACCATAAGGTTTAATCAGCATGGGGATGTGGGAACTCGTTGTTGTAATGATAGTAGGTCTAATTGTTTTAGGGCCTGAGCGTTTGCCTGTGGCGATTCGTACGGTAAACCGCTGGATAAAAACACTAAAGTCAGTGGCTAACTCAGTCAAAGCTGAAGTGAATGAAGAGCTTCGTATCCATGAACTTCATGAAGACTTAAAAAAAGCAGAGCAACAAAACCTACAGGAGCTTTCTCCTGAATTGAAAAGCTCAGTGGACGAGCTGCAAAAAGCAGCCCAATCAGTAACTCACAGTTACAAGAAACGTGCACCCGAACAAGTAGAAACGAAGAATAATGATGAAAAAAAGTGAATTTAATTTCTGCTTTTATGGTCAATGATAATGAAGATGAATAATAAACTATGACCGAGCAAGCTCACACAGGCTTTGTTGGCCACTTAATTGAGTTACGAAATCGACTCATGAAAGCGTTGTTAAGCATTTTACTAATATTTATCGGCTTGGTGTATTTTGCCAACGATATTTATAGCTTTGTTGCAGCGCCATTAATCGCAAATTTGCCTAGCACAGCCACCATGATCGCAACGGATGTAACAGCACCGTTTTTTGCTCCGTTTAAACTCACTTTATTTGTCGCCTTGTTTGCTGCTATTCCAATGATATTGCATCAAGTTTGGAGTTTTATAGCACCGGGCTTATATCAACATGAAAAGCGTATGCTCATGCCTATTCTAGCATCTAGCATTTTGCTATTTTATAGTGGAATCGCATTTTGCTACTTTGTAGTGTTGCCTATTATTTTAGGATTTTTCACTAGCACGGGCCCTGATATGATGACATTAGCGCCTGACATTAGTAGCTATTTAGGCTTTGCTTTAAAACTGTTTTTTGCATTCGGCATTGCGTTTGAAATACCTGTGGCTATTATGCTGTTATGTTGGAGTGGCGCAACAACAACAAAAAGTTTAAAAGAAAAACGACCTTATATTGTGGTAGGTGTATTCGTGATTGCCATGTTTTTAACACCGCCTGACGTACTGTCACAAACATTACTAGCATTACCTATGCTGCTATTATTCGAACTAGGCTTAATTTTGGCTGCATTTTACACTGCCAAGCCTCAACAGGAATCAGAGGAATAAAATGAAAAAACAACTCATTCCCATCGTTGCACTATTAACGATTACTGGCACTGCACACGCTAACGAAGTAAATATCCAAGCACTTCAAGCCTGTACTTTCGTTGAAAATGATTTTAATCGCTTACTTTGCTACGACAACATCATGGCAGGTAAATCACTAACAAAGCCTGTAGCCAAAAAACAGCTAGAAAAACCTGTCGCAACCAGCTCTTCTGCTACGGATACTAAAGCGGTTGTAGCGGCAGCACCTACTCAACAACCTATCCAAGCGAAAAATGACAGCTTTGGTTTAGAGCACAAAGAAGTCACAAAGGTCAACGATGACGAAATCAGCGCGGTCGTTAAAAGTGTTGAACAAGCTGCTTATGGTGAACTCATTATTGAGCTTGATAACGGTCAGCAATGGCGTCAAGTAGGCTCTGATCGTATGCGCTTAAAAGCAAATGACACAGTGATAATTGAACGTGGTGTTTTCAACTCTTTCTTATTGAAAATCAAAGGTCAAAATCGCTCTATTCGCGTAAAACGTACCAACTAATGACTATTGAGCTTGTTGATGCTGGCGTCAACTTAAGCAATCATCAATTTGATGAGCATCATGATGAAGTGTTACAACGTGCAGCTCAAGCCGGAGTGAAACAGA includes the following:
- the tatB gene encoding Sec-independent protein translocase protein TatB: MGMWELVVVMIVGLIVLGPERLPVAIRTVNRWIKTLKSVANSVKAEVNEELRIHELHEDLKKAEQQNLQELSPELKSSVDELQKAAQSVTHSYKKRAPEQVETKNNDEKK
- the tatA gene encoding Sec-independent protein translocase subunit TatA, producing MGFGGISIWQLIIILAIIVLLFGTKKLRGIGGDLGSAVKGFKKAVSDDEQANSKSEKIEQASNTQNKETTEKSKDDHKV
- the tatC gene encoding twin-arginine translocase subunit TatC, coding for MTEQAHTGFVGHLIELRNRLMKALLSILLIFIGLVYFANDIYSFVAAPLIANLPSTATMIATDVTAPFFAPFKLTLFVALFAAIPMILHQVWSFIAPGLYQHEKRMLMPILASSILLFYSGIAFCYFVVLPIILGFFTSTGPDMMTLAPDISSYLGFALKLFFAFGIAFEIPVAIMLLCWSGATTTKSLKEKRPYIVVGVFVIAMFLTPPDVLSQTLLALPMLLLFELGLILAAFYTAKPQQESEE
- the ubiB gene encoding ubiquinone biosynthesis regulatory protein kinase UbiB gives rise to the protein MSTTRLYFITKTLLCYGLDELIPQKKVPWFAKLARGSLFWLRNQHKDKPAGMRLRLALQKLGPVWIKFGQMLSTRRDLLPHDVALELALLQDQVEPFEGELAQQLIEKALGIDDISELFSDFSQTPLASASIAQVHTATLIDEQGAPQDVVIKVIRPNIKEQIDADLMLMQKVARLVAKLLKEAKRLRPIEVVNEYRKTLLDELDLMREGANAIQLRRNFEESDSLYIPFVYSDYSRSNVLVMERIYGIPVSDTEALLAQNTNMKLLAERGVEVFFTQVFRDSFFHADMHPGNIFVSRENPHNPQYIGIDCGIVGTLNREDKRYLAENFIAFFNRDYRQVAQLHVDSGWVPADTCIEEFEFAIRTVCEPIFNKPLAEISFGHVLVNLFNTARRFNMQVQPQLVLLQKTLLYVEGLGRQLYPQLDLWKTAKPFLEDWVKEQVGPLAVMKKMYANLPFWAEKMPELPDLIYQNLKRHQQPVQLPPQPSPKPLLLSIFAGSCFIVSGLCYLQDDLIAAGITTALAVVGFAAAWRSA